One window of Cydia pomonella isolate Wapato2018A unplaced genomic scaffold, ilCydPomo1 PGA_scaffold_146, whole genome shotgun sequence genomic DNA carries:
- the LOC133533274 gene encoding beta-1,3-glucan-binding protein 1-like — translation MFLLYLCVCVSVVVCYEVPPAKLEAIYPKGLRVSVPDDGFSLFAFHGNLNQEMNGLEGGQWSRDITKAVNGRWTFRDREAQLKIGDKIYFWTYVIKNGLGYRQDNGEWTVTEYVDEAGNPVNNEPEYIPSGFPCAISTTEVSMPGYVCKGQLLFEDNFNSGIAKGNIWTPEIKFPQEPDFPFNVYLSDRNLRVQDGRLIIKPILLESKYGDDFVRQSLDLSTRCTGLLGTSLCEQMASGPQILPPIITAKITTKNKFSFKYGRVEVSAKMPLGDWLYPEIQLEPRDSEYGIWKYASGVLRIACLKGNKQYSKQLYGGPIMCDTEPYRSMHLKEKIGFDNWNSAFHNYTILWKPTGISLYVDGEEYGTVEPNFYQSAKDNHVTAASSWLKGSVMAPFDKLFYISLGLNVGGIREFPDSDNKPWKNLSNKAMLNFWNSRDQWYSTWYDDTSALQVDYVRVYAL, via the exons ATGATGGCTTCTCCCTCTTCGCCTTCCACGGCAATCTTAACCAAGAAATGAATGGCCTCGAAGGAGGACAATGGTCCAGAGACATCACCAAAGCCGTCAACGGAAGATGGACGTTCAGGGACCGAGAGGCGCAGCTGAAGATCGgggataaaatatatttctggACGTATGTGATCAAGAATGGACTGGGCTATAGGCAGGATAATGGGGAGTGGACTGTCACAG AATACGTAGACGAAGCGGGTAACCCCGTCAACAACGAGCCAGAATACATACCATCCGGCTTCCCCTGCGCCATATCTACCACGGAAGTCTCGATGCCTGGCTATGTGTGCAAGGGGCAGCTGCTGTTTGAAGATAACTTTAACTCTGGGATCGCGAAGGGAAATATTTGGACGCCGGAAATTAAGTTCCCTCAAGAGCCC GATTTTCCGTTCAACGTGTACTTGAGCGACCGCAACCTCCGCGTTCAAGATGGACGGCTGATCATCAAACCTATCCTTCTTGAGTCCAAATATGGAGACGACTTTGTGAGGCAGTCATTGGACTTGTCGACTAG ATGTACCGGCTTACTTGGAACGTCGCTATGTGAGCAAATGGCCTCTGGACCTCAAATCCTGCCGCCCATCATCACAGCCAAGATCACGACTAAGAATAAGTTCAGCTTCAAGTACGGCAGGGTTGAAGTCAGCGCCAAAATGCCACTGGGGGACTGGTTGTATCCAG AGATCCAGTTGGAGCCCCGGGACAGTGAATACGGCATATGGAAGTATGCTTCGGGTGTTCTTCGCATCGCGTGTCTAAAGGGCAACAAACAGTATTCTAAGCAGCTGTATGGAGGACCTATCATGTGCGATACGGAACCTTACAG ATCAATGCATTTGAAAGAAAAAATTGGGTTTGACAATTGGAATTCAGCTTTTCATAACTACACAATATTATGGAAACCAA CCGGCATATCTCTCTACGTGGACGGAGAGGAGTACGGAACAGTCGAGCCCAACTTCTATCAGAGCGCTAAGGACAACCATGTCACCGCCGCGTCCAGTTGGCTGAAAGGTTCTGTCATGGCGCCTTTCGATAAGCTG TTCTACATATCCCTCGGTCTGAACGTGGGTGGAATACGAGAGTTCCCAGACAGCGACAACAAACCCTGGAAGAATCTTTCCAACAAG GCCATGTTGAATTTCTGGAACAGCCGAGACCAGTGGTACTCCACGTGGTACGATGACACCAGCGCACTGCAAGTGGACTACGTGCGGGTTTATGCTTTatag
- the LOC133533272 gene encoding beta-1,3-glucan-binding protein-like, with protein MYKAIVYLLLIAACRGQPRAAQYIVPNAQLEAIYPKGLRVSVPDDGFSLFAFHGKLNEEMEGLEGGHWSRDITKAKDGRWTFRDREAQLKLGDKIYFWTYVIKNGLGYRQDNGEWTVEEFVYENGTKADTGNNPNYQPEKPLPTPTSTPIQPTQPPPSCLPTPTVVLGKTVCKGALIFSEEFDKSAVKDLKLWEGENKFPDVPDYPFNVYMTRGTMELENGQLVISPKLLDTMYHEGFVQESLDLSDICTGTIDTAQCKRVANGADILPPVTTGKITTKHKFNFKFGRVEVMAKMPAGSWLIPEINLEPRENFYGYRRYESGLIRVAFVKGNAEFAKKLYGGPVLSDTDPFRSQLMKQKIGIENWSSGFHNYTMIWKPDGMVMLVDGEEYGNIEPGEGFYTVARQAAVPHAGNWLRGSSVMAPLDQLFYISLGLRVGGVHDFADTADKPWKNKNNKAVLKFWEAKDTWFPSWHDANLKIKSVQVYAL; from the exons ATGTACAAAGCTatcgtttatttattattgatcgCCGCGTGCCGCGGGCAGCCCCGGGCGGCGCAGTATATAGTACCTAATGCTCAGTTGGAGGCTATTTACCCTAAGGGACTGAGGGTGTCAGTACCAG ACGATGGCTTCTCCCTCTTCGCCTTCCACGGCAAGTTGAACGAGGAGATGGAAGGCCTGGAAGGCGGTCACTGGTCCAGAGACATCACCAAGGCCAAGGATGGAAGATGGACGTTCAGGGACCGAGAAGCGCAGCTGAAGCTCGGGGACAAGATATATTTCTGGACGTATGTCATCAAGAACGGCCTAGGGTATAGGCAGGATAATGGGGAGTGGACTGTCGAAG AATTCGTCTACGAAAACGGCACCAAAGCCGACACAGGCAACAACCCGAACTACCAACCAGAAAAACCACTACCAACCCCAACCTCCACCCCTATCCAGCCCACCCAACCTCCCCCCAGTTGCCTACCGACCCCTACGGTAGTGCTGGGGAAGACCGTGTGTAAGGGGGCGCTTATCTTTAGTGAAGAGTTTGATAAAAGTGCCGTGAAAGATTTGAAACTTTGGGAGGGGGAGAACAAGTTTCCTGATGTGCCG GATTACCCATTCAACGTGTACATGACGCGAGGAACGATGGAACTGGAGAATGGACAACTGGTCATCAGCCCTAAGCTGTTGGACACTATGTATCATGAAGGTTTCGTTCAGGAGTCCTTGGATTTGAGCGATAT ATGCACAGGCACCATAGACACTGCACAGTGCAAGCGAGTAGCAAACGGAGCCGACATTCTACCCCCTGTCACTACGGGGAAGATCACCACCAAACACAAGTTCAACTTCAAGTTCGGCCGAGTGGAGGTGATGGCCAAGATGCCCGCTGGGAGCTGGTTGATACCTG aaatcaaCCTAGAGCCCCGTGAAAACTTCTACGGTTACCGCCGCTACGAATCCGGCCTAATCAGGGTAGCCTTCGTAAAAGGCAACGCCGAGTTCGCGAAGAAACTGTACGGAGGTCCGGTACTGTCCGACACGGATCCGTTCCGGTCGCAGTTGATGAAGCAGAAAATTGGCATTGAGAATTGGAGCAGTGGGTTCCATAATTACACCATGATATGGAAACCAG ATGGCATGGTGATGCTGGTGGACGGTGAGGAGTACGGGAATATCGAACCCGGCGAGGGATTCTACACAGTTGCGCGGCAGGCCGCCGTGCCGCATGCCGGCAACTGGTTACGAGGAAGCAGTGTCATGGCTCCTTTAGATCAGCTG TTCTACATCTCCCTGGGCCTTCGAGTGGGTGGTGTCCACGATTTCGCGGACACCGCGGACAAGCCGTGGAAAAACAAGAACAACAAGGCTGTCCTCAAATTCTGGGAAGCTAAGGACACCTGGTTCCCGTCCTGGCATGACGCTAATCTTAAGATCAAGTCTGTTCAAGTTTACGCTttataa